AGTAAGCAAATGATCCTGGGCCTGCAGGACTACGTACACCAGGTGTGCCTGCGCTGACACGAAAACCCCTAAACCAACCACTAAACGGACACGAAAAAATGAGCCAGACCCAATCCCGCGAAATCACCCTGGAAGTCGGCGACAAGGAATTCACCTTCACCCTGACGCCCCAGGACGTGACCAAGTACTTCAACGCCATGACTGCCAACAACAAGGTGGCGCCGTCCTTCAACCTGCTGAGCAGCACCGTACTGCCCGCCGAAAAAACCGGCCTGCGCGAAGTGTTGGCCAACCCGGTGATGACCATGCAAATCGCCGGCGCGCTCCTTGAGGAGTACGCGCCTGACGTCGAGATCATCGTAAAAAAGCCCTTGAGCACGCTGACCGCCTGACCGAAGACGGCCTGGGCCAGTTGCTGGCCCTGACCAACCGTTGGCTACCTGGTGCCGAGCCCAGTATCGAAAACATGGGCACGGCCAAGTGGCTGGATGATGAATATTGGAAACGCATGGGTTTCGCCGTGGCAAACGGCATAGCCCATGCGTTGAAAGGATAGGAACCACATGGCCGATCGTAGCGCCCGCCTGGACTTCATCCTGGCCCTGACCGACAAGGTCACCGCGCCCCTGGGCAAGGTGAAGATGGGCTTTTCCGAGCTGACCGAGCAAAGCGAAAAGAACATCAAGACCATGGGCATGGGTTTGGCCGGTGTGACGGGCGCTTTTGTCGGCATCAACGAATCACTGCAGCCCGCGCTGGAGATGAACCGCGCCCTGGGCGAGGTTAAATCCCTGGGTGTGGCCGAAGATGCGCTGACGGCTTTGAATCAGAAGGCCCTGGATTTCTCGGTGAACTATGGCGAGAACGCCCGGGATTTTGTCGCGTCGGCCTACAGCATCGAAGGCGCGATCAAGGGCCTGACGGGCAGCCAGCTGGCCACCTTCACCAACACCAGCAACCTGTTGGCCAAGGCCACCAAATCCGACGCCGAGACCATGGGCGCCTACGTGGGCACCATGTACAACCTGTTCAAGGGCCAGGCCGACGCCATGGGCAAGGGCGAATGGGTTGAAAAGCTCGGCGGGCAGACCGCCCTGGCGGTGCAGCTGTTCCGCACCGACGGCGCCCAGCTCAAGGACGCTTTCAAGGAAGTGGGCTCGATCGCCACGGCCGCCGGCGTCGATATCGCCGAGCAGTTCGCGGTAATTGGCTCGCTGAGCAGCACCATGGAAGGCGGCGACGCCGGCGGGCGCTACAAGGCGTTCTTCGAAAACCTGGGCGCCGCGTCCGAGAAAATGGGCGTGAAGTTCACCGACTCCAACGGCAAAGCGCTGCCCATGCTGCAGATCATGGACAAGCTGCAGGGCAAGCTGGGCGACCTAACCAGCGCGTCGGCCAGCGCCAAGCTGATGGAGGCGTTTGGCGGAGAGGGCGCCCAGGTGATCAGCTCCCTGGCCAAGGACACCGACCGCCTGCGCAACGGCATGGACAAGCTGGGCAAGGTTCGCGGCCTGGAAGATGCGCAGAACATGGCCATGGCCATGGTCGACCCGTGGCAACAGTTTGCCGCTGCAGTCGAGGCACTGCGCATTGCCTTCGGTCAGGCGCTGATCCCGATCCTGACGCCGCTGATGGCCAAGCTATCCGGTATCGCCGGCACCATGACCCGCTGGACGCAGATGTTCCCCAACATCACCCGGGTGATAGGCATTGTCACGCTGACGATCTTGGCGCTGATTGCGGCCATGTCCCTGCTGACCTTCGCCGTCGGCGCCGGTCGCATGGTCTGGCTGGCCATGGTCACCGTCTGGAAAGTGGTGCAGCTGATGGGGTTGCGCACCGCTGCCGTGTTCGTGCTGCAGAAGCTGATCATGCTGACCTATATCACTGTGGTGTACGGCCTGACGGCCGCCCTCGGCGTGGTTCGCGGCGTAATGCTGATGTGGCAGGGCGCGATCTGGTTGGTCAACGCGGCGCTGCTGGCCAATCCGGTCGCCTGGATTGTGATCGGCGTCCTGGCACTGGTCGCGGCGGTGATCGCGGCCGTCGTTTACTGGGACGAATGGACGGCCGCGCTGATGAACAGCGAGGCGTTCAAGTGGGTCAGCGACCAACTGACCGCGCTGTCGGAGTGGTTCGCCTCAATGGGCGGCTGGTCCGGGATGGCTAAGGCCGCCTGGGACGGCATCGTCGCGATCTTCCATACGGCGATCAACGGCCTGATCGAGATGCTCAACAAGATCCCCGGCGTCGACATTGAAACCCGCTTTGGTGCCATGCCCGAGGTGCCCGGTACGGATATCGGCGTCAACACCATGGACCACGCGGCAGCGGCGCAGCGCGCCCAGCAGACCATCAATGCGGCCATTCCAAGCCTGTCGCCGGCGCGGCCCAACGCGGTGCCCCAGGGCGGGCTGCTGACCAGCATCCAGAACAACAACAGTAGCCAGAACAAGGGCACGCACGTGGAAAACATGAACATCCACACCGCCAAGCCCATGACCCCGCTGGAGCTGGAAAACATGATGGCCATGTCGGTGGGCGGATGAGCGAGTACATCGATCTGCTGATTGCCGGCAATGACCTGGTGCTGGACCCGTCGCGTCAGCCGTTGCTGATTGATGACCGGGCCAGCATCGCCCAGGACATCGCCCACATGATCCGCGACAGCGGCTTGCTGGTCACCCTGGTGGCCGAGCGCGATCGGCTCAAGCAACGCGACTGTATCCAGCAACTGGAACTGCTGGTGGAGGCCGACGAACGCCTGGTACCGGGCACCGCACTTATCACCCAGCTGCAGCCAGGCCAGTACCTGGTCACGGCGACAACCCTGAAATTCGGCAATATCGAGGTGGCTTTGTGAGTGACGTAGATTTCAAGCAGGCGCTGGCCGACGCCGGCATTCCCACGACCGAGGCAGGGCTCCTGCAGGCGTGGGAAAAGGAAGTAGCGGCCCAGGGCAGCAAGCTGAGCAACACCAGCGCGTATTCGCCGTTCTGGCGCGTGGTGCGCGCCCTGGTGACCAAGCCGGTGCTGTGGATCCTGGACTTTTTCGTGGCCACGGTGCTGCCGAACTTTTTCGTCAAAACTGCTGCAGGTGCCTGGCTCGATATGCTGGCTTGGGCGGTCAACGTCGAACGCAAGGGCGCGACCAAAGCCAAGGGCTTTTTGCTGTTCACCCGTGAAGCCCCCGGCGGTGCTCTTGAAGTACCCGCCGGAACACTGGTGCAGTCCGCATCAATCAACGGCCATATCTACCAGGTGGTGACCACGGCCGTGGGTATCTTCGCCGATGGCCTGATGCAGTTGCAGATCCCGGTCGAGGCGGTCGACACCGGCGCCGGTTTCAACCTGGCCCCGGGTTACTACGCGATCCTGCCAGTTCCGGTACCGGGCATTGCCCAGGTGGTGAACAGCGACGGTTGGTTGACCACACCAGGTGCAGATCCTGAGCCCAACGACGAACTGCGTTTGCGCACCCGAAACCAGTTTTCGGCGGTCAATCAGTGGCACACCGACGCGGTGTACCGCGCCATGATCTCGGCCTTCCCAGGCGTGCGCCCTGATGGCGTGTACTTTGAACACGGCGCGCCACGTGGTCCGGGCAGTGCCAATGCCTACGTGCTGTTCGAAGCGGACGTGCCGGCGGCGACGTACCTGGCGCAAATCAACGCGCATATTCGCGACCAGGGCAACCATGGCCACGGCGACGATTTGCTGGTGATGGTCATTCCTGAAACCCAGCACGCCGTGAAGTTGGAGATCTGGCCGCGTTCGACGCTGACCACCGAACAGCGCGAAACGCTCAAGGACAACGCGGCGCTGTTCGTGCGTGCCGCGTTCCGTGAAAGCACCGCTACGGACTTCCAGCCGACGCTGACCTACCCCCAGTCGCGGTTTTCATTCAGCCGCCTGGGCGAAGAACTCCACCAGCAGTTCGCCGGCATCGAGTCATTGCGCTTTGCCACGGCCGACATCATCAGCGAGCTGAACATTCCCCGTATCCAGACCCTGGAGGTGGTGCTGCATGATTAAGATCGATCTGCCGTTCTGGCTCGATGGCACCGAGCTGACCAAGCTCAAAGCGGCCGCCCAGTCCTGGTGGGAGCGCGTCGAGGGCTGGTTGCGTTGGCCGCTGCTGCAGATGGACGCGGACACCTGCCATATCACCGTGCTGGACCTGCTGGCCTGGCAGCGCGATATCACCCGCTTCAAGGGCGAACCCGAGGGCTTGTATCGCCTGCGGGTCAAGTTCGCCTTCATCAACGCCGTGGACGCTGGCAGCACCGCCGGTATGAAACGCATCCTGGAGCGCCTGGGCGTCGGCTACGTCGAGATCGAGGAGCGCCAGGCCGGTCGCGACTGGGACGTGGTGCTGCTGCGTTTCTCTGACTCCCAGCTATCGCAGAACCCCGAGCTGCTGCGCGTGCTGATCCAGCAATACGGCCGCACCTGCCGGCGTTATGACTTTTCCACCATTACACCGGTACCGATGCAAATCGCCCTGGTCCACTTTCACGACGATCAGCAAACGCTGGTCGCCAGCCTTTAGGAGCCCTCATGGGAGCCGTTATTACCCTTGCAGGTGAAAGCCTGATCGCGCAAAAACAAGCCGCCAACGCGGGTCTGAAAGTCAGTCGATTCATTTTTGCCAACGTGCCCGGGTTGAATCCCGCCGCACCCGTGGACCGCGCCGCGCCCAAGCCTGTCGCGGGGCAAATCGTCTACACGCACCAGATCCCGGCCGAGCATGCCGGCTACGTAAACCCCAATCAGGTGGTGTACAGCGCGCAGATCGGCTCTGACGTTGGTGACTGGGACTTCAACTGGATCGGACTGGAGACCATCGACGGTGTGCTGTTTGCGGTGGCGTATGTGCCCGTACAGCAAAAGCGCCGCAATATCCCGCCCCAGCAGATCGGCAATAACCTGACACGCAACTTCCTGGTGGTGTTCGACGGTGCGCAGTCGTTGACCGGGATCACGATCGACGCCAAGACCTGGCAGCACGATTTCACCGTACGTCTGGCCGGCATTGATGAGCGCGCCCGTAAAGCCAATCGGGACCTGTACGGGCGCCGTGCGTGTTTGAACACCGGCCTGCAATTGGAGAAGGTGGGGAATAGCTATCAACTCAAGCCTGGCGTTGCCTACGTTGAGGGGCTACGCGTAGAACTTACGGCACCAATGCCGGTTCCGGCTCCCACCAGTTTCCCCATGTACCTCTGGCTCGATGTCAGCTTGCAACGACAGCTGAGCGATGTGGCTGTGACGCTGAAGACGGCCCATATGTTTCCCAGCCGACCGGATTATGTAGACGGCAATGGCATCACTCACTACTCCGTTCTCACGGCCGAGTTTCAGGACGCCAATACCCTGATTGATCGTCGCTTTACGGTCGAAACAAGTGGCGCGCTGGTGATGGACTTCGCCCTGAGAACAGGCGACTACGCGAGCTTGCGCGCCCGTGCGACCACCAAAGACGACGTGGGCTTGGGGAACGTCCCGAACGCCATCAGTGATGACCAGGACTCCAACAGCAGTGTGATCCTGGCCACGACCAAAGCAGTGAAGGCCGCGACCGCGCTGATCTGGACGGGCATCGCCAACATCGTGTCAGGCGCTACCGTAGTCGGAAAGTCTGCTAAGTGGGCAATCGCCCGCAAGATCACACTGGGCGGCGCTATGACGGGCAACGTCACGCTTGATGGCTCTGCCGATGTCACGCTGACGGTCGCAGCAATTCAAGCCACTGAAGCTGTCGCCGGTGGTGCAAAAGTTGCGACTCAGACCCAAACCAATGAGGGCGCTGACGATACGGCCTATATCACCCCGAAGAAGTTGCGCTGGGGCTTTGCCATCAGCTTGGCCGTCAATGGCTACATTGCCTTCCCAAGTTGGTTGGGTGGCTTAGTCATTCAGTGGGGGAACGCATTCATCAGTGTCAACGGGACGAACTACCTGTTCCCGATTGCTTTCCCGACCGCCGCTTTCGTTCTCAATTTCAGCACTGGTGAAAACTCCACCAGTTCGGTCGAGGTGATGAACATTACCCCGGGTTCGCTAACCAGAACGGGCTTTACCGGTAACGCGACCACAGCAGCCAACTATCACTACATTGCGATCGGCAACTGAGGACACGGTACATGAACAGCTATTTTTACAGTCCTTCGCTTCACACTTTTCTGATAGCGGGACTCCATAAGAACCGTCCCGCTGACTGCGTTCCGCTCAGTGATGCTGAGCATACGGCGCTGATGATGCACCAGTCCCAGGGATTCGAAATTACGTTCGATCGCGAGCTGATGAAGCCTGTTGCTCGCGAATTAGCGCCGCCCACGGAAACTGAACGTTTGACGGCGATGCACTTGGAGAAAACAGCCCAGGTCAATTTGGCGTGCGAAGCGGCAATCACGGGTGGTTTTTGGTCGTCAGCCCTGGGTGAGCCGTTCCAATACGCCAGTCAGTTAGACGATCAGTTGAACCTCACCGGTGTGATTCAGACCGGCATGGACAGCCTCTATGCCTGCCGTGATCAATTGGGTACCAAGCTGTTCCGTTCGCACACGGCGGAGCAATTGCGCCATGTAGGCAGCGATTTCAGCAGTTTCAAGCAGCAGCTGCTGCAGAAGGCAAACGGACTCAAGCAAGCACTCGACCGGGCGCTGGCGGATAGCGATCTGGCCAGCCTGCAGTTGGTTTCCTGGGAGGACGCGCAGTGACGTCCTGGGCGCCAGTGACCATGCGCTGGCCAGAGCAGTCCACGCAGTGGATGGGGCAACTGTCAGCAGCCCAGGACCTGGCCAGCGGCGAGCTGGCCAACACTGCGAAACGCCTGGCGGGTTTGGACGGCATGACAAGCACTAACCCGGGGCCTGTAGGCGATGCGGCCCAGGGCGCGATCGAGGCCGGCCGCGCAGCATTGGCCGGACAGATGGGCGAAGCGCCGGCGTGCCTGGCCGTGACGCCGTTTCAAAGCGGGATAGGGCAGGGTCGAGGCCACCAGCGGTTCCTGTCTGCACCGAACTTGCTGCAGCAGCTGGCCGCCAAACTGGTCGATGCCAGCGACAGCGGCCGGCCGGGTGGACCTCAATACGCGCTGTCGCTGATGTTCCTGGGCACGCGCCTGGATCAATTCGCCGAAACCCTGGCTCGTTTCAATGCGCTGCTGCCAATCCCTGACCTGGTACGCGCCGAACGCCGAGCACGCAACTTGTCGCGGCTGGAGACTGAAAAGTGGGAGATTCCCAGCGCTGGGCCTTTACCGCGTTGGTCTGCGCTGCCTCTGGAGCGCTGCACGCTGGTCAAAGCGGCCAAGCAATCCATGGCCGGCCAGATCGCCGTCCTGGAGAGCTACGCGGCCGACAGCTCGCCCATGGGCGACTTGGCCGCACTGGCTCGCCGTAAAGCTGTCCAGCAGCGGGACCGCGACAAACAGCTGAACGATTTGAAAGCGCTGCTGGCCGGTGGCAACGCCGATCACAGCATGCGTGCGCGGATCCTTGGCCCAGGCGACAACAACGAGTTACGCCGCGCCTTGCTGCAGGGCGATGCACCAGGTCACGAATGGGTGCTATGCGCCGGCGTGCTTCTGGTGGGTTCGCTGGATGGTTTGAGCTTTGTTCGGGAGCTGGTTGGCCTATGACGCTATTACTCGACGGCCAACAGATCCTGGGCAAACGTCTGAAAATAACGGCCAATCTGCGTATCGAGAGCGACGATCTGTCGGGGCAGACCAGCAACAGCCAGACCGCGCACAAAGGCTTTAAGCCCAAAACCCTGACGGTCGCCCTGATGATTCCGTTTGTTGACCAGGTGCAGCTGCGCAACCTCATGCGCTTGGCCGAGGCCACGTCCGGCGGTGGCCAGCTCAAGATGTACCGCATCGTCAACGACACCGCCGCCGCGTTCGGCATTCGTGAAGTGCAGTTCTCTGATGGCGTGAGCGCCCGGGAAGACGACTCGCTGAACGCCTGGCTGGTGCAGTTCACCCTGTCAGAGAAACTGTCCAATCCTGAGCGGGTGGAGAACCGCCGCGCCGGCAACGGCGTCACGTCGCAATCCGGCCCGGGCTCGGCGGTCGACGGCGCGGCTGGTGGTAACGGCACCGGCGCGCCTGGGGAACTGAGCGGCTTTGAACGGACCCTGAAAAAGGTTGACGACTGGCTGGGCCCCACCCCATGAAGCTGCATAAGGTACTGACGATTGGCGGCACGCCTTATCCGCTGATCAAGGACGAAGTCCGGCTGGAGATCAAAAGCCCCGGCCGGGCGACTTTCACCATCCAGGCCGGCGCGCCGGTCAAAGGCCTGGTGACGCTCGATGTCGGCTACAACGACAGCCCGCTGCAGCGCCACTTCATTGGCTTTGTTGAGCACTCGACCCCGGTCAACAGCGTGCAGCAGATCCTGGTCTGTCGCGAACTGGCGGCGATCCTGTCGCAGCCTATGCCGTTGAACCTACGCCACGTCGACCTGGAGGGCGTGCTGGCCGAGGTCAGCGACAAGACCGGCCTGCGCTTTCGCGTGCCGGACAAGGCCTATGCCAAGGTCAAAGCCCCGTTTTTCTACAGCCTGGCTGCTGGCTACCTAGCTATGGATAGCCTGGCCAGCGTATTCAGCATCCCCGACTTTATCTGGCAACAGCAGGGCGACGGCGAAGTGTTCGTGGGCAGTTGGGCCGACAGTTTCTTCGGGATCCGACCGCCGCTGCAGCTGCCGGTCGAACTGTTCGACGGCTATCAGGGCAATCAGAGCGCAATGATCGCGGCCCTTCCGGGACTACGACCAGGTGCAACCATCAACCAGGGCGAGAGGATCACCAGCGTGACCCTTGCCGGCAACCAAATGGCGATCAAATGGACGACGCAATCCGTCGCAGCGTAGAGCGGCAATTTCCCGAACTCACCGGCGGCTACCACCTGCCACGCTTTGGCCGCGTGGTGGCCGTGCCCGATGCACCGGCCGCACCTGGTCTGTGCGACGACTTCCGGCCGCGCTTTGGCGTCGACGTTGAAGTGCTGCTGCCTGACGGTGAGCCAGATCCCGCGCTGCCGATCCTGACCGGCCTGCCGCTGCCGGCGCCGATGGGCGGGCAAGAGGCGGGTATGTTTGGTTTTCCGGAAGAGGGCACCACCGTGGTGGTCAGCTTTGCCTACGGCCTGCCGCATAAGCCCTTTATCACGCAGATCCTGCCGCATGGCCTGAGCCTGCCCAGGGTGCCGAAGGGCGACCAGGTGTGGCAGCACAGCGAAGCCTGCCAGCAGCGCGTCGACGCCGATGGTAACTGGCTGCGTCAAACGGACGGCAAGATCCAGGACAAGGCGATCGAGCGCGAAGTGGAGGCGATGCAGAACACCGAGAGCTTCCAGAGCCACACCAGGACGGTGGACGACCATTCAACAGAGTCTGTGGGTGGTATCAAGAAGATCGAGGCGCTGGGCGCGCTCAAGTTGTTGTCTGGTGGATCTGCGAGCCTGGCGGCGGTGGATGATTTACACCAAGCGACCGGGCGAGATCTGAACCTGGTGGTAGGACAGAAGCACAACGCCACAATCGGCGGCGACATGGAGGAAAAGATTCAGGGTTTACGCAAGAGCGTGGCAGCGGTCAGTCAGCGCCTAGTCTCGCCGATGAACCATATTGGATCGGAGTCGGTGAACATCTTCCAAGTGCTGTGCACCACGCTGGATCTGATCGAGCAGATGGCCACGCAGATCGCAAGCCATGTTCATCCAGGGCTGAATACGCCGCCAACGGCAGCTGCTGCTTTCTCTGCAGATGCTGTGGCCGCTAAAGCCCTATCCACATCATTGAAATCAGTGACACTATAAAATGCTTAGGGCGCCGGAAGGCGCCCTATATATACACTCACACTTCCCTAATGCGTTTGTTATGTCCGATCATCCTGATCAGCTAGCAACTCTTCTAGATTTGACATCTTCTTCCAAGTATTTAGCAAGTTCATGCAGCGCTGCTGTTGCTAGAAATCCAGATCGTGAAGCGTAAGAATTACCCTCCTTTACTCGATCATCGATTTTTTTTAGTAGCCCTTCAGGTAGAGATGCATTAAATCTCACTGCTTTTCCATAGTACGGGGTTGTATCAAACTCTACGAAAGCCCAGATGCCATCGGCATAGTCTGGATCTTTCCTATGGTGCTCGATGCTTTGTGCTTCTGGCATCGGTTCACCGTCTTCCACTAAACCTTCAAACTGCATCGACAGCGCATCAACAACGTTCCGTAGTGCTTCATCAATAGTTTCGCCTGCAGAGAAGCAACCTGGAACATCAGGCACGGTTACTCCGTAATCGGAGCCTTCATCTTTATGCAAAACAACTACGTATTTCATCTACTTATATCCTCCGAAGTCTTTCGGTGAATTACACCTATAACAGCAACCTAAGGAAGTTCTCTGAGGGTAAAGCCGGTCATAGACCGGCTTGCTTCCAGATGCTTCGAAGGGTCCCCAGTGGAACATCCTTTTGGGGATGTGGAACCGTAACGCGACCCTTCTTGGTTGGGTGTTTGAACTGCTGGTGGCTACCATCACCACCCTTTACCTTGACCCATCCATCATCTATCAGCCTCTTGATCACTTCGCGACTCTGCATCAGCCCTCCTTAATGGTTGCTGTCGTTGTGTGTAAGCTTACACAAAGCATTCTGCCTTGTACACACCGATACACACGATTTTCACAGGAAGAAGATGTCAGGTCGTTTTGCTGCGTTCTCAATAGCAGCCAATCAGAAAAATGCAGGGGGGCAAAAAAAACGGCAGAAAAAATCACTTATCCCCCTCCCGCCGACGGGGTTTGTGTCCTTTTTTTGTGCAAAGTCGGGAGTAGTGCACACGAAGCTGCAGCCCAAGCGCGCCGTGGGGCTCTGTAGGCGATCGGCAATTTCACAGATTGCAAAGTTTTGAAGAGAAATGCAGTGCGGCTGCACGGCAGTGCTATGGGAGTGCTTCAGCAGCGGACAGCCAAGCCCCCGGCTTCATTGGGCGAAAAAATGAAAAACACCGTAATTTGTGGGTTTTCATTCTTGGATGGGCTCTTTTGAAGGCGCCTCGTTGATCGATGGCCGAAACGCCCTTTTGCTCTGGAGCCCCGAATACTGTGGGCTGCAGCCGATGCGCTCCATTACAGGAGTTTCACACCGATTCGGAGGCGGCCAAGCGAAGGTGGGGCAGCTCATTCAGCCTCTGCAGGCGCGTGAATTCATTCTGCACAACAGGGATCAGCAGGCGTTCCAGCGCGTCACGCAGCTTTGTTGCCTGTTCTTCGGTCAACTTTTTAACCGAGCCGGTCACGCTGCTGGCGCAGAGGACGTTGGCTGGGAGGATGCCCAACGCATCCATGGAACCGTCAATGTAGCCGCCCAGGTATTCCTGCCGTTTGAACAGTACGGAGCTTTCGGGGGCTTCCTGGTAATCCCAATGAACCTCCCAGGTCGAACTGTTCTTATTAATTTCGATGATGGGTTCCGCTGCTTGGGACGCTGGCTTACGCATGCTTGCTTCCTTTGATCAGTGCGCGGCTGAGCATTCTGGGCAATAGCTTCGAGGCGTCCGCATTAATGTTTATTTAGGTTGACCCCCAAATCCCTGTCAGATCATGGATATCTGTCAGGGAGTGCCCTGCAGGCCCCGTGTTTACTGGGGTTCAGCTCTGACAGCGGGGTTGGATGTTTGTGTCAGTTTCTCCCTAAAAAATAAAAAACCCTTTTAAATCAATAGCTTGAAAACAACAAATCTGACACTGCTGTTTTGTCAGGTTTTGACAGGTCTCTGACAGCTTTCTGACAGTGACACAAAACGCTGAAAAGCCTGAAATACAAGGGTTATAGAGTAGATGAATATAAATCTGACAAATCTGACAGGCTTTTAAGGGGTCAACCCAAATTTCTTTTTTCGCTTCGCATAAGGGGGCCTCGTAATACGCGTACACACCGCAAAGGCTTTAACAATGGGCCTTCACACCGTGAAACACGTATCTGCTCTAAGGCCAATGTCACTGAAGCTGTCAAAAGCGCCCCCGTCATCCCCTAGGAAGATGCTCAATAAAACGGAAGCCCATGCGGCTTGTTACCAGAGTTACCTTGAAAAACCGGCATGGGCGGGGGTAGGCCTCTCACCGCACCAATTCTTACAAGTACAGGGTTAAGCGCGCGGTTTTGGAATATTGTGTGATCCTTGCCCCAGTGCAAGTTGATAATTCGAGGTTGGATCACTGAGCCTGCAGCTGCCTGGCCTGGCAGAATTGTTGTGACACCGGATGCTGTGTACACAAAAATCCAATCTCCCGGATTTACGAAACCTGGGCCGAACCACAACATATGATCCTTAACTGGTGCCGCATTACCGTCGGCGGTAGGCATGGTCAGCATCATGCAGTACTCACCAATTTCACAGAATTTATGCACATAGATTGCTATGCGCTCCTGATTGGGAATTCCGTGGCGTTGGACCTCAGCTATTTGAAGGGCGTCGATGATTCCCATGCTCATGACTTCTTACCTCGCTTCAGGTTCGTCGAAAGCAGAGCTAGGCCGAACAGGCCGAGCAAAATCGAAACGTTCGTATAGTTTGACTTGTAGAATTCAATAGCGAAGCCCACAGCGGCAGTACCGACGAATGTGCAGATTTTCTGCATCGTTCCCAGTATCCCGGCAGCCTCCAGCCGCTCCTCAAGTCTTGCGTGTTTTTCCTTCAAATCACTTAATTCGGCGTTCTTGCTATCAAGTCTTGATTGAATGGCTTCAACAGAAGTTCGCGCTTGAACCTTTTCAAAACTGGCATCGCTGATTACCGCAGACATCACGGGTGCTATCTGCGGGCCGCCAAAGAACTCGGGGCTATCGGCAATAACCATCATCAAAGCTCGAGGTAGCTGGTCCGCTACAAGCGGCGGAGGTGTAGGCATGACATTGCCGGCCGATCCTGGTTGCTGATTTCCAAAAGCGCCGTTGTCATTTTCTGCAGGGGGGGGGCTACCGACTATCAACACCATCATCGTTCCCTGAAATGGTTGACTTGGGGAGGGCCGCGAGTTGCGCTATAGGCAGCCTTGTTACGTGGCTTGTTACGTGTAACGCAAAAAACAAAGGCCTGCATCGCTGCAAGCCTTTGATTTTAAATGGTGCCGGCACCAGGAGTCGAACCCGGGACCTACTGATTACAAGTCAGTTGCTCTACCAACTGAGCTATACCGGCGTGTTAGGGCGACGATTATAGCGACTGCCAAGGTTCTGTAAACCCCTGAAAACTGACTATTTTTGCGAAAACCCAAGTTTTCGCAAATCTCCCCGCATTTCCCTACGTCCCTCGCGAAAAATCAACGCTCGTGCAGGGCCTCTGCGCGCGATTTGATGATGGGTTTGAGCAGGTAGCTCAAGATGCTTTTCTTGCCGGTGATGATGTCCACAGACGCCACCATGCCCGGGATGATCAGCAGTGGCTTCTCGTCGGTGCCCAGGTGGCTGCGGTCGGTGCGCAGTTTGATGATGTAGAAGGTGTTTTTCTTCTCTTCGTCCATCACGGTGTCGGCGCCGATGGTTTCGAGTTTGCCTTTGAGGCCGCCGTAGATGGTGTAGTCGTAGGCGGTGAATTTGATCATCGCTTCTTGGCCGGGGTGCAGGAAGGCGATGTCTTGCGGGCGGATTTTTGCTTCCACCAGCAGGGTGTCGTCCAGCGGGACGACTTCGGCCATGTCGCTGCCGGGCTGGATCACGCCGCCGACGGTGTTGACCAGCATCTGTTTGACGATGCCGCGCACGGGGGAGGTGACCATGGTGCGGCTGACGCGGTCTTCCAGGCCTTTGGAGGTCGCTTGGGCCTTGCTCAGGTTGGTGCGGGCTTCGTTCAACTGGGCGAGGGCTTCGCTGCGAAACTTGCCGCGGGTTTCATCGATTTTGCGCTGCACTTCGTTGATGGCGGCCTGGGCGCGGGGGATGGCC
This region of Pseudomonas asgharzadehiana genomic DNA includes:
- a CDS encoding phage tail protein yields the protein MGAVITLAGESLIAQKQAANAGLKVSRFIFANVPGLNPAAPVDRAAPKPVAGQIVYTHQIPAEHAGYVNPNQVVYSAQIGSDVGDWDFNWIGLETIDGVLFAVAYVPVQQKRRNIPPQQIGNNLTRNFLVVFDGAQSLTGITIDAKTWQHDFTVRLAGIDERARKANRDLYGRRACLNTGLQLEKVGNSYQLKPGVAYVEGLRVELTAPMPVPAPTSFPMYLWLDVSLQRQLSDVAVTLKTAHMFPSRPDYVDGNGITHYSVLTAEFQDANTLIDRRFTVETSGALVMDFALRTGDYASLRARATTKDDVGLGNVPNAISDDQDSNSSVILATTKAVKAATALIWTGIANIVSGATVVGKSAKWAIARKITLGGAMTGNVTLDGSADVTLTVAAIQATEAVAGGAKVATQTQTNEGADDTAYITPKKLRWGFAISLAVNGYIAFPSWLGGLVIQWGNAFISVNGTNYLFPIAFPTAAFVLNFSTGENSTSSVEVMNITPGSLTRTGFTGNATTAANYHYIAIGN
- a CDS encoding DUF4376 domain-containing protein, yielding MNSYFYSPSLHTFLIAGLHKNRPADCVPLSDAEHTALMMHQSQGFEITFDRELMKPVARELAPPTETERLTAMHLEKTAQVNLACEAAITGGFWSSALGEPFQYASQLDDQLNLTGVIQTGMDSLYACRDQLGTKLFRSHTAEQLRHVGSDFSSFKQQLLQKANGLKQALDRALADSDLASLQLVSWEDAQ
- a CDS encoding DNA-binding protein; the protein is MTLLLDGQQILGKRLKITANLRIESDDLSGQTSNSQTAHKGFKPKTLTVALMIPFVDQVQLRNLMRLAEATSGGGQLKMYRIVNDTAAAFGIREVQFSDGVSAREDDSLNAWLVQFTLSEKLSNPERVENRRAGNGVTSQSGPGSAVDGAAGGNGTGAPGELSGFERTLKKVDDWLGPTP
- a CDS encoding type II toxin-antitoxin system HicB family antitoxin; amino-acid sequence: MKYVVVLHKDEGSDYGVTVPDVPGCFSAGETIDEALRNVVDALSMQFEGLVEDGEPMPEAQSIEHHRKDPDYADGIWAFVEFDTTPYYGKAVRFNASLPEGLLKKIDDRVKEGNSYASRSGFLATAALHELAKYLEEDVKSRRVAS
- a CDS encoding type II toxin-antitoxin system HicA family toxin, giving the protein MQSREVIKRLIDDGWVKVKGGDGSHQQFKHPTKKGRVTVPHPQKDVPLGTLRSIWKQAGL